In bacterium, the DNA window TTCTTTTTCTATGGATAATTTTTTTCTGGGCCAACAAAAAGAACTTGGTAGCGGTACTATCGTGATTCCGGAGCTTGGTAAAGAAGTTTCGATTTCAAAACGAACTAATCCTACTGACTTATTGCTTGCAAATGGCGCGAATAGTTCGTTTTTAGTAAAAAAAGTTAACGACCGTTTTGAATGGGCTACTTTGGCAGATTTTGGTGTAGAAAAAGATGGCTTGGTGCCAGCACTTGCTGCTAATGAAAAGGACTTGGCGGGCGGTTGGCGGGCCAAGTTTGAGTGCGACGATGTTATTTTGGATATTGATAACAAGTCAATTACTCATCGCCCAGATATGTGGGGACATCGCGGTTTTGCTCGTGAAATTGCTGCTCTGCTGAATTTGCCATTATTGCCGGCTGATAACTTTTTAAAAACAATACCGGTTCAGCAAGCTCAAACAGCAATGCAGGCTGATGCTGCAAATCCCATTGCGCTTGAAAATAAAATTCCTAAACTTTGTTCAAAATTTAATGGTTTGTATATCGACGATGTTGATAACCGCCCGTCTGATATTTTTATGGTCAGTCGCTTAATGAAGGTTGATGCACGGCCTATTAATGCCTTGGTTGATTTAACTAACTATGTCATGTTGGACTGGTCTCAGCCGGTGCATGCGTATGATGCCAATAAAATTGCTGACAGGAAAGTAGTGATCAGAATGGCCACGCCGGGCGAAAAGCTTTTGTTGCTTGATGGCAATGAGCTTGCGTTAACAGAGCAGGACATGGTTATTGCCGATGGCAAAAAGCCGATGTGTTTGGCCGGCGTTAAAGGTGGCATGAATGAATCAGTTGATGCGCAGACAACGGCTCTATTTTTTGAAGCAGCAAATTTTGATGCGACGATGGTGCGGCAGGCTGCAATGCGTCATAAAACACGCACCGATTCTTCTGCACGTTTTGAAAAGACGCTTGATTCAAATCAGGCGGTTCAAGCCGTTTATCGCTTTCTTGCTCTGGCCGAACAAATAAATTTGAAACTTAAGCCTGCCGCTAATGTGATAGCGGTTGGTGCAGCGGCGCCGCTCCTTCATCTTGAATTAACGCACAGTTTTATTGAAAAACGTTTGGGTATTACCATTTCGTCAAACGATGTTGTTGATCTTTTGACGCGTATTGAGTTTGTTGTAGTAGCAACAAAAACTGACGATGATGTTACTTACCGGATTGATGTGCCATCATTTCGTTCAAGTAAAGATATAAAAATTAAAGAAGATATTGTTGAAGAAGTTGCCCGGTTGTACGGCTTTAACAAAATCAGTTTGCAGTTGCCGCGCATTTTTAGGCGCCCATTTAGTTTGGCTCCTATTTTGCGTCGTC includes these proteins:
- the pheT gene encoding phenylalanine--tRNA ligase subunit beta, coding for MKLSVAWIFDHIDTDWRTCDINELVTKFNQMTAEIESFHSISFSMDNFFLGQQKELGSGTIVIPELGKEVSISKRTNPTDLLLANGANSSFLVKKVNDRFEWATLADFGVEKDGLVPALAANEKDLAGGWRAKFECDDVILDIDNKSITHRPDMWGHRGFAREIAALLNLPLLPADNFLKTIPVQQAQTAMQADAANPIALENKIPKLCSKFNGLYIDDVDNRPSDIFMVSRLMKVDARPINALVDLTNYVMLDWSQPVHAYDANKIADRKVVIRMATPGEKLLLLDGNELALTEQDMVIADGKKPMCLAGVKGGMNESVDAQTTALFFEAANFDATMVRQAAMRHKTRTDSSARFEKTLDSNQAVQAVYRFLALAEQINLKLKPAANVIAVGAAAPLLHLELTHSFIEKRLGITISSNDVVDLLTRIEFVVVATKTDDDVTYRIDVPSFRSSKDIKIKEDIVEEVARLYGFNKISLQLPRIFRRPFSLAPILRRRAIKNYLAQAAAMVEQQNYSFFDEQFLVSLGLQEQQTITLLNPVSENYCRLVTSLVPGLLKNMQANFVHRDTINFFEVGRIWGKKDNNTFEKISIAGLFFHRRLAVDFYECKHHIEQMLVTLGFNLSDLQWKQMDAPALAWYKPYQSAELMYQGQSIGRAGKINPVFMHKLDVLPESDAFVFEIDGDFLLYAPVEVKQYAAVSRFQETFIDMSLMVPLTLETQQIQTSLRNASTLVTSVQLIDFFEKEEWGDVRSLTFRLWLSDQEKTIEKVVVDQVWQAAIAIIEKLGAKIRS